One Papaver somniferum cultivar HN1 chromosome 10, ASM357369v1, whole genome shotgun sequence genomic window carries:
- the LOC113316434 gene encoding uncharacterized protein LOC113316434, which translates to MGTVNEFCTSGTINSKHNSTFITLIPNKDHIETIKDCRPIFLLTSVYKIIAKVLDTRLKLFMVKLISPVQCAYIEGRKIIDGTLIANELVDSRIRSGNDGIVCKIDLEKAFDRINWRYLEFVLHQMGFSRKWCNWLRFCYSTSSFSVLINGSSFGYFTSTRGVRQGCPISPLLFNTSVEGFSRFMDRASNQSFFSGFSVSPISIIVNHLHYADDTIFFVDNKKEELHNLFSALHCFEFIAGLKEGAKNSHLVNWDLVRATKEKGGLGVCNLKIMNLALLAKWCWRFGVKKNKLSYKIGEYKYGTDFSKWPGNITQTYGVSCWRVIAGTASLISENSTLFVHSGSAIAFWNDIWCGEHPLATVSPNLYKLSRNRNVTIADMISMEGNWKFEFKRVLTNLEVEEYAALLTIIGDNPLVQDALPDTRRWKLQNSGIFTVKSLYAKMIAESGVDNFPYQFIWRPSIPPKINILMWCLLHGKLNTIDVLQHKGMDLYNSCVLCGIGVESQDHLFLHCKIAYKIWSGLLPNTGWVWVVPGAMNDLADMWHHNHFSSSGNYIWSLIPAAVVNTIWRRKGIAENLRLSTCIKQMAT; encoded by the exons ATGGGTACTGTGAATGAGTTTTGCACTTCAGGTACTATCAATTCTAAACATAACTCTACTTTCATTACTCTTATACCAAATAAGGACCATATTGAAACTATAAAAGATTGTAGACCTATTTTCCTTCTTACTAGCGTTTACAAAATCATTGCAAAAGTTCTAGATACAAGGCTGAAACTTTTTATGGTTAAACTTATTTCCCCGGTACAATGTGCATATATTGAAGGCAGGAAAATAATTGATGGTACTTTAATTGCTAATGAATTGGTAGATTCTAGAATAAGGTCTGGAAATGATGGTATTGTGTGCAAGATTGATCTTGAGAAGGCGTTTGATAGAATTAACTGGAGATATCTCGAATTTGTTCTACATCAAATGGGTTTCAGTAGAAAATGGTGTAATTGGTTGAGGTTCTGTTATTCTACTTCTTCCTTCTCGGTACTTATCAATGGTTCTTCATTTGGCTACTTCACAAGTACAAGAGGTGTACGACAAGGTTGTCCGATATCTCCTCTTTTATTCAATACATCAGTGGAAGGCTTTTCTAGATTCATGGATAGAGCGTCTAACCAAAGTTTTTTCAGTGGCTTCTCTGTTTCACCCATAAGTATCATAGTCAATCACCTTCACTATGCAGATGACACTATTTTCTTTGTCGATAATAAGAAGGAGGAATTACATAACTTGTTTTCTGCTCTACATTGTTTTGAATTCATTGCTGGTCTAAAG GAAGGTGCAAAGAACTCACACTTGGTTAACTGGGATCTGGTTCGTGCAACTAAAGAAAAAGGTGGCCTTGGTGTTtgtaatctcaagataatgaatTTAGCTTTATTGGCTAAATGGTGTTGGAGATTTGGTGTCAAAAAGAATAAACTTTCGTATAAGATAGGTGAATACAAGTATGGTACTGATTTCTCCAAATGGCCCGGGAATATAACTCAAACATATGGAGTATCATGTTGGCGTGTGATTGCTGGAACTGCAAGTTTAATTAGTGAAAATTCAACACTCTTTGTGCATTCAGGCAGTGCCATTGCCTTCTGGAATGATATTTGGTGTGGAGAACATCCTCTTGCAACTGTTTCACCCAATCTATACAAGTTATCAAGAAACAGAAATGTTACGATAGCCGACATGATATCGATGGAAGGGAATTGGAAGTTTGAATTCAAGCGTGTTCTCACAAACCTAGAGGTTGAAGAATATGCTGCCCTACTGACTATTATTGGAGACAATCCTCTTGTTCAAGATGCACTTCCAGACACAAGAAGGTGGAAGCTTCAGAACTCGGGTATATTCACAGTCAAGTCGCTTTATGCAAAGATGATTGCTGAATCTGGTGTTGATAACTTTCCTTATCAATTTATTTGGAGGCCATCAATACCTCCAAAAATCAACATCTTAATGTGGTGCCTACTACATGGAAAGCTGAATACCATTGATGTGCTCCAACACAAAGGTATGGATCTGTATAACTCGTGTGTGTTGTGTGGAATTGGTGTTGAGTCACAAGACCATTTATTTCTCCACTGCAAAATCGCATACAAGATTTGGTCCGGTCTTCTCCCTAATACAGGATGGGTTTGGGTTGTGCCTGGTGCAATGAATGACTTGGCAGATATGTGGCACCACAACCACTTCTCAAGTTCTGGTAACTATATATGGAGTTTAATCCCTGCGGCAGTTGTTAATACAATTTGGAGGCGGAAAGGAATTGCAGAAAATTTGAGGCTCAGTACATGTATAAAACAGATGGCGACCTGA